From Hyla sarda isolate aHylSar1 chromosome 12, aHylSar1.hap1, whole genome shotgun sequence:
ttcccggggcccgggatccactctacatctggctccggtggcatcatcctgagctgtcactgtgcacactgacggtgacgtcacgtcgcgtcactcgtcattgcgcacagcgtaacgcaggacgcaacaggagccagaagtagtgtggaCCCCGGCAATGGAGCCGGGGCGGTGCGATGGAGGGTGCGTGGGGggtgggcggtcgcggtgcggtgggtgggTGGTGCGGCGCGGAGCGgtcggggcggtgcggggggccgtGCATTATCGGGTTATCGGCAAGGCAATTGCCTATACCGATAACGcccaaatcgtgaatatcggcccataatatcggccaaacccataatcggtcgatccctagtcctgaGCACACAGCTATCTGTGTAACTGATATTGCCTTTGTATAATCTATACTTTGGTGAATAAAAAGTTTTCACAGGAAACTGTCTGCAACAACTACTTCTACACCCCGGTGAAGCGCTGATACCGCAAGTTGGATTTGGAACCACTCCCCGCCAGTGATTCCCACAACCTGCTTCTAGCTGCTTTCTGGATCGCTGCCAGCGGTACCAATGATCGGCAGCTCCCAGACTGTACCGCTACCCACACAAACCGATTCCCAGTGTTATGCCAACCAATAGCACAACTGGTTGAGATGAGCGGCCTTTTTTGCTATTCTTCCACACGTACCTACTTTGAAAAAAGTTAACCTGCACCATTGGAGCGCCGTCTCTGTCTTTCTTTTCTCTACACCCCCTGTAACAATCACTAATGAGATATATCACCAAACTGTTActcaccaaatcctgtatacttagaCCAATATTTAACAATGATACAAAAAGCAAAAAATGGTCAGCATCTCCAGATAAAAGGAAATGTGTGCACAGGTGCATACTGCTTTGTTTTGTGTGTTACCAATAAGGGACAATACCGCAACACCATGACCACCATTACCATTACCACACTAATGACTGACTAATACCGCTctattgttactgaataaaatcatTGACCATATAGCAATAGACCATATGGCAGGAGATACCAGCTGTAGGCGAGTGCCATGTAAGACCATATAAGTGACTCACAGGGGACAGTGTTCACCTTTCTCTTTTTTTGCCATCTGTCCTGGGCCATCAGGAAGATTTCTCCTGGCCAAGACTCTTCTccgcagacaaacattttaggttctATGTTCCAGCACAATGAGGGAAGATGCAGTTCTCAGTACAGCGGGCGGCTGGCAGCGCTGTTAAGGGAAAAATAAGAAGGTGCAGCAGTAAACTTCATCCTCAGGGTAAGAGGTGTTGCCTACAAAGTGGCTACAgagttgcctttttttttatttgccgaaATCGCTGTCTTCATTTTAGATGAACATCACTTCTCTGTTCCAGTTACAGATCTGATAATTGTCTACAATGAACCAAACAAGAGTCACAGACTTCGTCCTGCTGGGTTTCGGAAATCTTTACAGCTTCAGCATTATATTTTTCATTCTGTTATTGATCATCTTTCTTCTAACAATTATAGGAAACCTTCTTATCATCGTCCTAGTGTGCACCAATGCCCGGCTCCAGTCCCCCATGTATTTCTTCCTCTGTCATCTTTCCTTTTCTGACCTTATACTTTCCACCATTATTGTACCCAACATGTTCGATGCTATTCTACTAGGATTGAAAATAATGACTTTCACCTCCTGCATTACACAGTTATATTTCTACAGTGGTTTGATGATTACAGAATGTTATCTTCTTTCAGTGATGTCCTATGACCGATACCTGGCCATCTGTAACCCCCTAAGATACTCCAGTATCATGGACTATAAGTTACGTGTTGGTCTTTCAGTATGGCCATGGTTGGTGGGTCTTACTGTTAATCTTTCCGGAGTCATGCCCGTTGCAAATTTAAATTTTTGCCATGACAATATCATTGACCATTTCTACTGTGACTTCTCTCCGCTCCAGAAGCTTTCTTGCTCGGACACTTCTCATATATACATAGAAATACTTCTTTTTTCTAtgccactttttatttttccatgtgggTTTATCATTGTCACCTATGTGTATATCTTCCTCGCCATATTTAAGATACCATCCACAACTGGGAAACAGAAAACCTTCTCTACCTGCAGTTCTCACCTTATTGTTGTGGGGACATATTACGGGTCAATAACCATTAAATACATGATCCCATCTAAAGGACAGTCATCGCTTATTGATAAGATTTTATCCTTACTGCACACTGTGTTCACTCCCCTGTTTAACCCTATTATCTATAGTCTCAGAAACAAGGACATAAAGATGACACTTAAAAAGGTTtctcaaaaataaagaaaacttttatttaattcCAAATTTTGTTGTCTTATagtagcatatatatatacacactagtaTCTCAAAAACAGGCAATAGTTAGATGTCTACCTGGCACTACTGACATGCCCCAGGAGCGATGCACATCCCCCAATCCAATGAAACTTGGTACAGCCACTCTAATCAGCCTCTGTATGGTGGTGCTCAGCGGTAAGGTCCATACAACTGTCAAACTCCAACACGAAAGAATGAAAACTGCGACAGTTCACCGGATAAACTTCAGGCTTTTATTGAAGTTGGGTGTACATACAGGTGCAGTTTCACAAAATGAGCAACGTCCGTTTCACATTAAACTGTGCTTCTTCTGGCATGGTTTAGCCAGAAGAAGCACGGTTTAGTGTTAAACGGACATTGCTCGTTTTGTGAAACTGCACCTGTATGTACACCCAACTTTAATAAAAGCCTGACGTTTATCCGGTGAGCTGCCGCAGTTTTCATTCTTTCGTGTTGGAGATATACTAGCATCTGCTACTGAAATTATACACTTGTTATTAGAAATTAGGGATTCTCCGGAGATTACTTTTAGATTCTTTTCAGATTTGGATCCAAATTATGGCACAGACATAATGTACCTAAGACAAGTGTCCTACTCCTGTACAGTAAACTGAGCAGTTGGGTCAAGTGAAGAGCGCCCAGCCCAGGGAATCTAATAAGAATCAGAATAATTTTTTGGACCAAATCCAATTTGAATCCAATGGATTTGCTCATCTTTATTCATTACATTTTACTTTGCGACACATGCTTCTTTGATCGGGAAGGAG
This genomic window contains:
- the LOC130296929 gene encoding olfactory receptor 11L1-like, yielding LSTMNQTRVTDFVLLGFGNLYSFSIIFFILLLIIFLLTIIGNLLIIVLVCTNARLQSPMYFFLCHLSFSDLILSTIIVPNMFDAILLGLKIMTFTSCITQLYFYSGLMITECYLLSVMSYDRYLAICNPLRYSSIMDYKLRVGLSVWPWLVGLTVNLSGVMPVANLNFCHDNIIDHFYCDFSPLQKLSCSDTSHIYIEILLFSMPLFIFPCGFIIVTYVYIFLAIFKIPSTTGKQKTFSTCSSHLIVVGTYYGSITIKYMIPSKGQSSLIDKILSLLHTVFTPLFNPIIYSLRNKDIKMTLKKVSQK